ATTTAGAGCATTTAACCAGGCCAAAAGTAATTTTAAGTAGGTTAGACGTTCGTAGAATAAAATAATACTATGATGAAATAAAGATGTAAAATTGTTTGGTATTTGTATGTATAACCTGGTATAGTTGAAAATATGAGCATAGCATGCCTTCAGATCAAccacacaatttaataagtatcatGCGTTCAAGTCGATCATTATTagatttattagtttattaggtggtttgtttggaattagattaagaaaattttagagagatTTTGTACGATTTATATCGTTCGCATTGCCAATAAATAATTCAGACGTGATAGGTTTCTTTTGCTGGCAACCTGAGCCAGATGAGAAATTGGCCATGACAACTCCAAGATTTAACCATATATTATGATTAACCAAATGTGTAGtggtttaaaaacaataatttatgtatagaaaagtgatATATATTGGAGTTGTCATGGCCAATTTAAGTATATGACTAACgttgaaaatatataccacttttatgtatagaaaagtggtatataaaattattatatttgaaataattataaacATTCAAGTATATAGTTTAACgttgaaaatatataccactaTTAAACCACTACACATTTGGTGACAACTTCTAaaatcatgacttctattttaatatataagatgccactaacttcttcttcttcgacaaCATTTTCTTCAACTTCTTTTACCAACTCATCATCAGAATCATCAATAATGGCTTCACAATTATAACCGGGTACAGGTTCACGCTGCTCTTTGCGACCCTCAATTTCGTTGCAATCAACCACATGTGGAGGTTCGGGTTCTCGACCTTGTTGACGACGGACATGTAGCTTTTTCCTTCTCGTATTGTTCATAACATACTTGATTTGGATTCTGAGCAAAAAGAAAGCATAAAGAGTTGAGAAATCAATTTCTGATTTAGGGTTCTTCTAATTTTGATTTGGGAACTGTAAACGTGAACAGTAAACACCGACTAATGACAATTATCTTTGACTAACTCATACCTAAacgagttattcttgggttcatccCCACCAACCAAtacgatttcattatttcaaattcgatatcttttaaaaaaagaaacaaaattttcatcaaaaaaaaaaggaaacaaaatagagttattcttgggttcaccaaccaatagaatttcattatttcaaattcgatatcttttaaaaaatgaaacaaaaaattgtcaagttattatcatttttaaaatcctaataaaaagataattgcaaaagattattatattataatttttcttctaATAATGTGTGGCATGTGTTTAAAGATataatgattaatatatatataataagataataaaaacaaatttgaaaaaaaactacttttaaaaattatttaatagcaaaaacgatttataaaatatatttagtagtattttttttagaaatgttcctttataaaaatcctaaaaatagatttgaaaacaatttatttactataatttttcttttctaaaattttaacgaaaatataattataaaagattatattgagtttggttcttcaaaattgctaattaacatgattgtgacacatggtagttgtatatttaaaaatgtgatatgtgttaaattatatcataatcataaatatatatactaaaataataaaaattatttttcttaaaaattaattataaatattatttaatagtcttattattattaatattattaaaattattattattattattattattattattattattataattattattattggtACCTAAATTGGCTAGGTCAAAGtaaatttggtattttttttattaagggAAAGTCTATATTTGTTTTGGCAAATTTGAGTAAGTTTGGTATTTTGATGCTCgttttctcttttcttataTTACTAGCTTAAGACCCGCCCAATTACGCAagataaatgttatatataaaaataacttttatctattattatttatttgtattcagttacatattatgtatataattaaattagtctaaacacataaatcaaaacaatacatcATGTTTATTTACGATActtatttagtaaataaatcaaaacaatcattttatttattttataaggtataaaactaaatttcaatgacatagacatatatatatatatataatatattttaatataaatatttattatcaagaatcttttctattaaaatagaagtattatttttatctattacaAAATAGTCATACTAGAAGTCTCGGtccatatattcaaataatttttttattgtttacattagtttatttaatgtataacatttctaaataattataaggatattaataacaaatccattttaactataaatttaaacatttgtTTTAGGAATAAcgaaatctgttgagaaaaaatctaacaaaatctttttaaaattttaaatattcttttaattaatgcactgattaatttcgaaattagtagtataatattattataaagtaattttaattaatttttcttataaaaaaataatgatttttttgctaattttataaattttataagtaaattctacattatattaaaatagaagtaattaatgaattacatcttaaaattatgttttttttgcaaacatattaaaattatgttgaatcggtaaaccaatatattttgaaaaacaaatttcagtaagataaataaataaaatattattcaccGTTTAAAGTgactaaaatatcattcaccttttaaaatgattaatattcataaattatgtaataatttttacaaGAATTAAAATTGTTgacatatgttaaattttaatatttagaactatatatcatctatttaattatttttaaaatgacagcaaaatattatcataattattatatacaaaataatataaaaattttatatttattaatgaaatgTTACCCGCACGAGTGTGCAggttaaaatctagtttatacttatgtgataaacacaaaatttataatgtgCGACTTTTtgaatacaaatttcaaaatttaaatattaaggttttaatactttttcaatacaaatttagaaattatcatatttaggtatgtttctatgttatatagtttaattgtaaactgtattaatatataatatgaatgtctagtaaatgagatttcatattcatgcgatttatgatcatttgtatcttgttattaccataaaaagttaaaccattgatcacaaaattttagtgtgagacatttaacatttttagtaatttatagtcgttttaaaattcaaaatataacatataagaaaaaaaatatttttttattatatggttaatgtggttgtttaatatcttttagtaatataaaattaaacaaaaaagagctgagatacaaaaaaatatatattattaaatatttattattcataatcattaattttcatatatatgttaactatattaggcaattccgtaaattttatttaaggaaagtgcgagaatattattttgtaccaaatataatataagttaagatgaaccaacctatttctttaaaaattctgaatttcattctaATAGTGACACGTGGttacaaaacaatgttgtaatttttatcaattaatatataagacatatttataaaattggcAAAtcaaattactattttgtataaatattttttctaagaaCAGTAAATAAGTTTATATGTTAGTCAACAGAAACACATATAACCTTTTTTATACGAGTATGGTTTTCCTGGAAGACCGAAATGTACCTCTTCTACGTATTCGTTcctcaaatattttataacaacaacTTTATCATgcgtttacaaaaatataattgtagcCACCTTAATCGACGGAAACCCACGTTCTAACGCGTAGAGGCTATACTAATTGTTTTTCTCCCACTATATTCATTTGAATAATTAGCACGTTATCCAGCTATAGAAAAATGCGATATATGTGGAAACTTTTACTATATAACCTCACTCGTAGCGATGCGAGTAATCACCAAAAACAACAATCTCAGCTAGAGAGACAAAAACAGTAAATTCAAAGCTAGTCTCAATAAATATGGCAAACGACAGCAACGTTGACTGGCAGTTCAGTGGTAGCGAGGCGGCCAAAGAAGCCTCAGCTGCCGCGCTAAGCGCTTACTCCTCTAAGCTCTTTGCTCTTTGCGATCCTAATGGAAAGCCCATTTTGCCTCCTCGAGTTGAAACCGCTGAGACCAGCCATACCGCTGAAAAGGCTGTTGTTCATTCCGTCCTCTGCGGATTAGGAAACGCCTACGCACCCAGTATAGGCCTTCCAGCGGCCAAAAGGTGTtttatatacacaaaactatATAAGTATCACTtatcactttaaaaaaaaaattgtttcaaaaattgTCTCATAATTAATATTTGCTATTCTCATCAGTGCCGTAGCGGAGTACCTAAACCGAGATCTTCCGAACAAACTGACAGCTAATGACGTGTTTATGACCGTTGGATGCAAACAAGCCATCGAGCTTGCGGTTGATATCCTGGCCAAACCAAATGCCAACGTCTTGCTTCCCAAGCCAGGCTTCCCATGGGACATGGTCCGTACCATCTACAAGAAACTTGAGGTCCGCAAATACGACTTCGTCCCTGAAAAGGACTATGAGATTGACCTTGATAGCGTCCGAGCGCAAGTGGATGAGAACACGTTTGCGATATTTATAATCAACCCGCACAATCCCATTGGGAACATCTACACTGAAGCTCATCTCAAGGAGGTGTTTTTTACATATAATCTAATTAACGATAAAAGTATTCACATCACATGACCTTTTGTTCTAATCTTGTGACTGCATGTATGTATATTAATGAACCATAGATCGCTGAGTTGGCTCGGGAACTGAAGATAATGGTGGTTTCTGACGAAGTGTTTCGATGGACTGTGTTTGGGAGTAATCCCTTTGTCCCCATGGCGAAATTTTCGTCGATTGTACCGGTGGTTACCCTCGGGTCCATTTCCAAGGGATGGACTGTCCCCGGATGGCGTACTGGCTGGCTAGCGCTGCACGACCTAGATGGTGTCTTTAGAACCACCAAGGTTCGATCTATATATTTTTCTCGATCACTCTTTAGGATATGTATCATTAAAATTACTATGTATAATGTTTGATATTAAGAGTTAGACATTTTCATTCTTATTAACGTTTTgaccaaaacttttttttgaccaaaacttGTTATATATGGACAGATCTTCGATGCTGCAAAACAATTTCTTGAGATAAATTCTAAACCACCAACGGTGATCCAGGTACGAGACTTTCCATTTTGGTTTGGGACACCTTTTTAACCAGATAAAACAAAATGTAACGGACTATTCCACTTATTGTCATATGGCGAATTTATCGATAATGTAGGCGGCTATTCCCACCATCTTGGACAAAACTCCTGAAGATTTCTTCGTTAGGAGGCAGAAATATCTGAAAGATAAAGCCGATTATGCATATTCTGTGGTCAAGGGCATACCTTGCCTCACCTGCTACCAGAAAACTGAAGCATGCACCTTCTTATGGGTATTCTATTATCATTACTATATCTCTTTATCATTTCTAACTATTTCGAAATCAttcattaaatttaattttgtttcttttcttctcgcAGACCGAGCTGAACATATCATGCTTCGTGGACATTAAAGATGCTGAAGACTTCTGTGAAAAGCTTGCTACTGAGGAAAACCTCGTCCTTTTACCAGGTATTAATCAACATCACATTACCTATGTCCAACGTTTAACGGTTTAtcattaattaaagaaaaatcaaatcattttttttttctgttataattttaacatttaaacATATATGTTGTGGGCTGGATTGGTTTAGGGGTTGCTTTTGGTGTGACCAACTGGGCGAGGCATTCTATCGACATGGATAGTGCAACTCTGCAGGATGCATTTGGAAGATTGAAGAGCTTTTGTAAACGCCACTCCATCACTATTGGTGAAGCTTCACCCGAAGACGTCAACGGGGTCAACTAAAGGGTCAATATGCAACcttttttctaatttctttaATAATAAACGAGTGTTCTATTGATTGGAGATAAGTCATCAACACTTTCGTATTTGTAACAAATAATTTGGTGCACTAATCACCAATCGTGTAATCTTTTCTCATTGTTTGcaatatttgatgtattttacattaaaaataaagttaataaatttcaatgtcttttaatttctaaattatttgGACTCTggtgtaaaatttatattatactagTACATTGATATTATTCTCTTAGTTATTTCAAAGCACATAGGTGATAGGTAGTGTCATATATATAGCTCAAAAGCATGTTGAATCAGATCGGACTGAATAATTATTGTCAATAGCACTTCCTACCCTGAACCAACCGGCCGGCGTAGATAGATTCAAGTAAGATTCTAAGAACTTTTAGCTTAAGGTTGGATATCTAATGTATGCATGTGATCAGAGCCGGCCTTGGACCAAGCCCAGTGGCTTCCGACCGCTTCATGACACATATTTTCAAAAGTTTCTCTAGGTCTAGTGGTAAAATCTCAGGTTTACAAACTCTTCTGCCCCAGCCAGTGTTTGATTCCCCAGTAAAGtggctaatttttttaattttcttttggtctTAAATTTTGTAGGACCGGCACTGCATGTGATACAATAATttgtacttttttttcttattttcaagtTTATGCGTTTCCTTTAAATTAGATcacaattcaataaatttttgattgccAAACTTTTATTCAGTTTACCTATGTTTTTGCTGGATGTTGTGTACTGAAAAAGAATACTAGAGAAATTACGGAATGACCTGCTCTGATATGCATTTGATAAGTCGTTTACAAATTTAAAAGCTACTACATTGAACCATttacacttttattttaaaaacttattagATGAACGGGATGAGGAAGCACAAATagtgaaaagaaaagagatgaaCAAACTGGAAAATGAAGAGTCACATAACAATGGTGTTGACGGAATGgtgcttattatttatttctctcGCAATATTATTTATGCATGAAGTGTAACAACAATTAG
The Brassica napus cultivar Da-Ae chromosome A1, Da-Ae, whole genome shotgun sequence DNA segment above includes these coding regions:
- the LOC106374529 gene encoding probable aminotransferase TAT4; protein product: MANDSNVDWQFSGSEAAKEASAAALSAYSSKLFALCDPNGKPILPPRVETAETSHTAEKAVVHSVLCGLGNAYAPSIGLPAAKSAVAEYLNRDLPNKLTANDVFMTVGCKQAIELAVDILAKPNANVLLPKPGFPWDMVRTIYKKLEVRKYDFVPEKDYEIDLDSVRAQVDENTFAIFIINPHNPIGNIYTEAHLKEIAELARELKIMVVSDEVFRWTVFGSNPFVPMAKFSSIVPVVTLGSISKGWTVPGWRTGWLALHDLDGVFRTTKIFDAAKQFLEINSKPPTVIQAAIPTILDKTPEDFFVRRQKYLKDKADYAYSVVKGIPCLTCYQKTEACTFLWTELNISCFVDIKDAEDFCEKLATEENLVLLPGVAFGVTNWARHSIDMDSATLQDAFGRLKSFCKRHSITIGEASPEDVNGVN